One part of the Mangrovibacillus cuniculi genome encodes these proteins:
- the corA gene encoding magnesium/cobalt transporter CorA, producing MRRLKRIASRKKNTTLKPVHSGPTAIHMIEVEGGDFHSHTAERIEEVEKHLQDTPVDWIHIDGVHDVNTIEKVGGILNLHPLVVEDILNVDHRPKLEVKENHLLVILKRLAFHPEKVEVLEEQISIVIFDKVIISFGEAGSSFYERVITQAEEQRQDHLLDQSDGLFHTMLDVIVDEYMKVTEEMGDDMEELEDRLIMHPRQNDLQTIYEYRHAVLSFKKRALPVQDMLIKLLQQEFDMIQVNMREYFNDIYDHMVVVADAYEAHRGQVASLVDLYYSSISNKMNEIMKVLTIVSTIFIPLTFIAGIYGMNFAHMPELDEQWAYPLVWVIMISLTVGMLIYFKVKKWY from the coding sequence ATGAGAAGGTTAAAAAGAATTGCTTCCAGAAAAAAGAATACGACTCTTAAACCTGTTCACTCAGGTCCCACTGCTATACATATGATTGAAGTAGAGGGTGGAGATTTCCACTCTCATACAGCGGAACGTATAGAGGAAGTGGAGAAACATTTACAAGACACACCAGTCGATTGGATACATATAGATGGTGTTCATGATGTGAATACAATAGAAAAAGTAGGAGGTATATTAAACCTTCATCCTCTTGTAGTAGAGGACATATTAAATGTAGATCATCGTCCGAAATTAGAGGTAAAGGAAAATCACTTACTAGTTATCTTAAAACGTCTAGCTTTTCATCCGGAAAAGGTTGAAGTGTTAGAAGAGCAAATAAGTATAGTTATTTTTGATAAAGTAATCATCTCTTTTGGAGAAGCCGGTTCTAGTTTCTATGAAAGAGTAATAACGCAAGCAGAGGAGCAAAGGCAAGATCATCTACTGGACCAATCAGATGGATTATTCCATACCATGCTTGACGTGATTGTTGATGAATATATGAAGGTAACCGAAGAAATGGGAGACGACATGGAAGAGTTAGAAGATAGATTAATCATGCATCCTAGACAAAATGACCTTCAAACCATTTATGAATATCGTCACGCGGTTCTCTCCTTTAAGAAACGAGCGTTACCTGTTCAAGACATGCTGATCAAATTGCTACAACAAGAATTCGATATGATTCAAGTGAACATGAGAGAATATTTTAACGACATATATGATCATATGGTAGTGGTGGCGGATGCTTATGAGGCTCACCGTGGACAAGTCGCGAGTTTAGTGGACCTCTATTATTCAAGCATTTCCAATAAAATGAATGAAATCATGAAAGTCCTAACAATAGTTTCCACTATATTTATTCCACTCACTTTTATAGCAGGGATTTATGGTATGAACTTTGCTCATATGCCAGAATTGGATGAACAGTGGGCTTATCCGCTAGTGTGGGTCATCATGATTTCGTTAACTGTTGGAATGTTAATCTATTTCAAAGTAAAAAAATGGTATTAG
- a CDS encoding YfhE family protein: MEKRYKEEGKRYLRKAQEISFHREFKKADRAASEASPKRG, encoded by the coding sequence ATGGAAAAACGTTATAAAGAAGAAGGCAAACGCTATTTACGAAAAGCTCAGGAGATCAGCTTTCACCGTGAATTTAAAAAGGCGGATCGCGCTGCATCTGAAGCTTCTCCTAAAAGAGGATAA